In Miscanthus floridulus cultivar M001 chromosome 5, ASM1932011v1, whole genome shotgun sequence, one genomic interval encodes:
- the LOC136449687 gene encoding LOW QUALITY PROTEIN: proline-rich receptor-like protein kinase PERK8 (The sequence of the model RefSeq protein was modified relative to this genomic sequence to represent the inferred CDS: deleted 1 base in 1 codon): MASSPSPSPGTIRATLPPSTTNPSPATTTRTPASPAPVTQPNATPADPPSSQAVPPPLPSASTPPPQLTSPPPSLPPLPPDAVPPPPVVVASPPPAPAAAVPPPSPPVAVPPPPTPAAPPKASPIPIRPPAAASPPPSNLPAPNPPADPTPPTVTQPPPPRRRPPRTPQTEPPPLAPPPSGTGIPVKPSPTSPSPTSPDPSIPTPSSPSPPGTTPSTPGSGGTPLVPAPATAADPVSPVTTGDQGSNKSSSPASLSSSSSVDSGGMSSGAKAGIGVVVAILVLSLVGAAFWYKKKRRRVHGYHAGFVMPSPASTPTQVLGYSAKTNFSAGSPESKDSMPEFSMGNCRFFTYEELYQITNGFSAQNLLGEGGFGSVYKGCLADGREVAVKKLKDGGGQGEREFHAEVDIISRVHHRHLVSLVGYCISDDQRLLVYDFVPNNTLHYHLHGRGVPVLEWPARVKIAAGSARGIAYLHEDCHPRIIHRDIKSSNILLDNNFEALVADFGLARLAMDACTHVTTRVMGTFGYLAPEYASSGKLTERSDVFSFGVVLLELITGRKPVDASKPLGDESLVEWARPLLTQALETGNAGELVDARLNKNYNEVEMFRMIEAAAACIRHSASRRPRMSQVVRVLDSLADVDLTNGVQPGKSEMFNVANTAEIRLFQQMQFGSQDFTTDFSQSSWNSQSRGLDASGSRPL; the protein is encoded by the exons ATGGCGTCCTCACCTTCGCCTTCCCCGGGCACCATCAGGGCCACCTTGCCGCCTTCCACGACAAACCCGTCGCCGGCAACCACCACGCGCACGCCGGCCTCCCCGGCCCCGGTGACGCAGCCCAATGCTACCCCGGCCGACCCTCCCTCATCGCAGGCCGtgcctcctcccctcccttccgCATCCACGCCACCGCCACAGCTCACTTCTCCACCGCCCTCCTTGCCTCCGCTTCCTCCGGACGCCGTGCCACCACCGCCAGTTGTTGTTGCCTCTCCTCCACCCGCCCCAGCAGCCGCAGTGCCCCCACCCTCGCCGCCGGTTGCAGTACCCCCGCCACCTACACCTGCTGCCCCGCCAAAGGCGTCACCTATACCCATACGCCCCCCTGCGGCCGCGTCGCCACCCCCATCCAATTTGCCGGCGCCCAACCCGCCGGCTGACCCAACGCCGCCGACAGTAACGCAGCCACCTCCACCACGGCGCCGGCCACCAAGAACGCCTCAGACAGAACCTCCACCCCTGGCACCACCACCTTCTGGAACTGGAATCCCTGTCAAACCTTCTCCGACCAGTCCCTCACCGACATCCCCAGATCCTTCGATCCCCACTCCCTCTAGCCCCTCACCTCCAGGAACGACACCGTCCACACCAGGCTCTGGTGGTACTCCGTTGGTGCCAGCCCCAGCAACGGCAGCTGATCCAGTTAGCCCAGTAACAACCGGGGACCAAGGTTCCAACAAGTCGTCGAGTCCAGCCTCGCTGAGCAGCAGCTCGTCAGTAGACAGTGGTGGAATGTCTTCTGGTGCAAAGGCAGGCATTGGGGTAGTCGTTGCCATTCTTGTGCTTAGCTTGGTTGGAGCTGCATTTTGGTACAAGAAGAAACGGAGGAGAGTTCATGGATACCATGCTGGCTTTGTAATGCCTTCACCTGCCTCGACTCCTACACAAGTGCTAG GGTATTCAGCTAAAACAAACTTCAGTGCTGGGAGTCCTGAATCGAAAGATTCAATGCCAGAGTTCAGTATGGGCAATTGTCGGTTCTTCACTTATGAGGAATTGTATCAGATCACAAATGGCTTCTCAGCTCAGAACCTGCTAGGGGAAGGTGGGTTCGGATCAGTGTATAAGGGTTGCTTGGCTGATGGAAGAGAGGTCGCGGTTAAGAAACTGAAAGATGGTGGTGGGCAGGGGGAACGCGAGTTCCATGCTGAGGTGGATATTATCAGTCGTGTGCATCATCGCCATCTAGTTTCTCTTGTAGGGTATTGCATTTCAGATGACCAGAGATTGCTTGTCTATGATTTTGTGCCCAACAACACACTTCACTACCATCTTCATG GACGTGGAGTACCAGTTTTGGAATGGCCAGCTAGGGTTAAAATTGCGGCTGGTTCGGCTCGTGGAATAGCCTATCTTCATGAAGATT GTCACCCCAGAATAATCCACAGAGATATAAAGTCCTCTAATATTTTGCTGGATAATAACTTTGAAGCACTG GTTGCTGATTTTGGTCTTGCAAGGTTAGCTATGGATGCTTGCACTCATGTAACTACACGAGTGATGGGAACTTTTGG GTACCTTGCTCCAGAGTATGCGTCAAGTGGCAAGTTGACTGAGAGATCTGATGTATTCTCATTTGGTGTTGTCCTCTTGGAGCTTATTACTGGTAGAAAGCCTGTCGATGCATCGAAGCCATTGGGTGATGAGAGCCTTGTTGAGTGG GCTAGGCCATTGCTCACACAAGCGCTTGAAACTGGCAATGCTGGGGAGCTGGTGGACGCCCGACTTAATAAAAATTATAATGAAGTTGAAATGTTCCGTATGATTGAAGCTGCTGCGGCTTGTATTCGACATTCAGCATCCAGGAGACCGAGGATGAGTCAG GTTGTGCGAGTGCTTGATAGTCTCGCTGACGTTGATCTAACTAACGGCGTTCAGCCAGGCAAGAGTGAGATGTTCAATGTTGCGAACACGGCCGAGATCAGGCTGTTCCAGCAGATG CAGTTTGGCAGCCAAGATTTCACGACCGATTTCAGCCAGTCCAGCTGGAACAGCCAGAGCAGAGGTCTTGATGCCTCTGGTTCGAGGCCATTGTAA